One region of Purpureocillium takamizusanense chromosome 4, complete sequence genomic DNA includes:
- a CDS encoding uncharacterized protein (SECRETED:SignalP(1-18~SECRETED:cutsite=AAA-AP~SECRETED:prob=0.6832)), producing MKYFTATILAALVAGAAAAPAIVPGLPEGDSSLTKTLSDLPAVLGGLTGGLGKRNTPVVDDIVDAVQDFTKGTPVKGRDVPLLGGHSGPLQGLGETLDSIEKIVPVLGGRSSDAK from the coding sequence ATGAAGTATTTTACCGCCACCATCTTAGCTGCTTTGGtagccggcgccgctgcagcgcctgctATTGTTCCCGGCCTTCCGGAAGGAGACTCCTCCCTCACCAAGACCTTGAGCGATCTTCCCGCGGTGCTCGGCGGTCTCACAGGCGGCCTTGGCAAGCGGAACACGCCTGTTGTTGATGACATCGTCGACGCAGTCCAGGACTTCACCAAGGGAACCCCTGTCAAAGGCCGCGATGTTCCCCTGCTTGGCGGCCACTCTGGGCCCCTTCAAGGCCTTGGGGAAACCCTTGACTCTATCGAAAAGATCGTCCCGGTACTCGGAGGCCGCTCCTCTGACGCGAAGTAA
- a CDS encoding uncharacterized protein (COG:S~EggNog:ENOG503P0C1~SECRETED:SignalP(1-26~SECRETED:cutsite=VVA-AP~SECRETED:prob=0.5637)) translates to MYLSAMAPITLISLLSLALAGPVVVAAPAAKQCTAGPALKHWPPAAAKALNAMIAANAHSGRYAVFDMDNTSYRYDIEESMIPFLENKGVISRDTIDPSLKIIPFMDTPTYKESLYSYYNRLCDIDDLLCYPFSAEVFSNIPLRQLKVYIDELMALNSSIPTTTYVDGVPTNTTVNPPRIFRGQVELYNKLMNNGIEVYIMSASAEELVRLLVTDPKYGYNMKPENVIGVSLVLKNQTSGALTSVRSQIAAGTYNFPATLDLVMTSTLWTPNTWQTGKWAAVLSYISNWRKPIIVGGDTPASDGPMLFHGVDVARGGIHLWINRKEKSMQQLNGMIKQYAQEQKDEGLPVTADKNWVIVKPEEIL, encoded by the coding sequence ATGTACCTGTCCGCCATGGCACCCATCACGCTGATTTCGCTGCTCTCGTTGGCGCTCGCagggccggtggtggtggcggcgccggcggccaagcagTGCACTGCCGGCCCAGCGCTCAAGCATTGgcctcccgccgcggccaaggctcTGAATGCCATGATTGCCGCCAATGCGCACTCCGGACGATACGCCGTGTTTGACATGGATAACACGAGCTATCGGTACGATATCGAGGAGTCAATGATTCCTTTCTTGGAGAACAAGGGGGTCATCTCGCGCGACACGATTGATCCGTCGTTGAAGATCATCCCGTTCATGGACACACCCACATACAAAGAGAGCCTGTACAGCTACTACAATCGGCTGTGCGACATTGATGATCTTCTGTGTTATCCTTTCTCGGCCGAGGTTTTCAGCAATATCCCGCTCCGCCAACTCAAGGTTTACATCGACGAGCTCATGGCTCTCAATTCGTCGATCCCGACAACAACCTACGTTGACGGCGTGCCGACAAACACGACTGTCAATCCCCCTCGGATCTTTAGGGGCCAGGTAGAGCTCTACAACAAGCTTATGAACAATGGAATTGAGGTGTACATCATGAGCGCCTCGGCTGAGGAGCTCGTGCGATTATTGGTCACGGATCCTAAATACGGCTACAACATGAAACCGGAAAACGTCATCGGTGTTTCTCTCGTCTTGAAGAACCAAACCTCGGGAGCTTTGACGTCAGTGCGGTCCCAAATCGCCGCAGGCACCTACAATTTCCCAGCGACTTTGGATCTTGTCATGACTTCCACGCTTTGGACCCCAAACACGTGGCAGACTGGAAAGTGGGCGGCCGTGCTTTCGTATATCAGCAACTGGAGAAAGCCAATCATCGTCGGTGGAGACACACCTGCAAGCGATGGGCCTATGCTGTTTCATggagtcgacgtcgcgcgtGGCGGGATACATCTCTGGATTAACCGGAAGGAAAAGTCCATGCAGCAGTTGAATGGCATGATCAAGCAGTATGCCCAGGAGCAAAAGGACGAAGGGTTGCCCGTAACGGCGGACAAGAACTGGGTCATTGTGAAGCCTGAGGAGATATTATAA